GGAGCCCATCACCTGGCTCCTTTCTGAGTTGCCACATCCCTGCCACAGCTCAGGACCCCACATCAACAGTGTTTGTGGGTGGGCTGGTCCCCTCTTGGCCATGAGCTCTTGATCCTTCTCCTCAGCTCAAGGAAgtatacagcaggtgctcaaaaaCAAAAGCTTCACCAGGCTCTTGGGCTTCCCAGTTTGTTCCAGATCACACTGTGTTTGGGAAAGCCTCTGAAAACTGCTGCTATGACAGATGCATTTTGTAAGGAGATTTGCCACATGTCGCTTGGAGCAAGTTCTTCTGTATGTTAACTGAGAGGCCACATTATTTGAGCATGTGCTGTATACCAGCAGGTGCTGGGCACTGTGAGGGGCTGTGCCTCTGCCCTCAGGGAGAAGATGCTGGCCATTGGGGGAGGATatgagggaaccagtgggagagaggggaaaggcATACAACAGGTGCTCAGCAGTGGCTTaggaatgagtggatgaatggataaatggatgagcAGATGtataggtagatggatggatggatgggtgtgtggatagatggatgcatggatggatggatggattgacaGACGGATGGacggacagatgaatggatggatggatggatgggttgagtgatgtgtgtatgtatgagtgGGTGGATaatgtatggatggatgggtggagggTGGatgatgtatgtatgtacatatggatggatgggtggatagacgAATGTATGGATAAACAAATGGACAGACAGACAAATGAATGGAGAGATGGATtaatgggtagatgggtgggtggatggatgaatgatggatggataaatggatgggtggacaaacaggtgaatggatggatgatggaaggatggtggatgatggatggatggaaggatgaacaggtgaatggatggatgaatggataaattgaTGGATGATGGAAggatcaacaggtgaatggatggatgatggaaggatggtggatgatggatgaatggatggatgatggaaggatcaacaggtgaatggatggatgatggaacgatggatgaataaatggacgaacaggtgaatggatggatgataaaaggatggatgaaggatggatggatggatgatggatggataaatggaaggATGGATtcatgggtgaatggatggaagataaaagaatggatgaatgatggatgaatggatggatggatgatggatgaatggaaggatgacaggtgaatggatggatgatggaaggatggatgcctgatggatggatggatggatgatgggtagatggatggatgatggatggatggaaggacgaacaggtgaatggatggatgatggaaggatggatgcctgatggatggatggacggatgatgggtagatggatggatgatggatggatggaaggacgaacaggtgaatggatggataatggaaggatggatggatgatggaaggatggatggatgatggttagatggatgatggatggatgatggatggatggaaggatgaacaggtgaatggatggataatggaaggatggatggatgatggatggatggatggatggatggatggatggatgaaaggacCCATAGGTGAATGGGTAGATGATGGAAGGGTGGATGaatatggatggatgggtggatggatatggatggatggatggatgaatgaatgaatgatggatgatggatggatggatggaaggatgaacaggtaaatagatagatgatggaaGGATCatctatcatcatcatcaatggatggatggatggagagtgAACATGTGCAGAGGCCCTCCTGCATCCCTCACCACTCACCTGGATGTAGAGGTCCACCAGCTCGCTCTGCCGCAAGATGTAATAGATCTTCCCTGCTTTCAGCCAGGCATGcgcctccttctctttcttctggaGGTCAATGAAAATCCCCAGACTTCGTTTGGTGTAGTCCAGTGCGGATTTGTAGGCCCTGGAATCAGACACAGGTGTCAGAACAAGGGCTCTCATCCTCCTGGAACCAGTCTGCCTCCTCCCATGGGTCTGGTGACAGATGAATCTGGAATGGGACTGGGAATGGCCCTCTTGTGTGTGCAGTGTCCTGCCCTTCCCGCGCTGCTGAGAGGGCAGGGGTGAACACACACGGCACGGAAAAGATGAAGGACATCCTTCTGAGGGAACTGGGCATCATGCTGCCCTGTGGCTGGGGGAGCGTGCTAGTCCATCTCCCCCGCATCCCAGACATGGCCTGTGTCTTCTCCAGACGCACCAGGAGCCATCAGTGTTCAGATGCTATCCAGGCCGATGGTTCTCAAGGTGCGCGGGCATCACAGTCATCCAGAGGCCTGTCCATATAGCTTGCTGGCCTGCCCCCAGAGCTTCTGGCCCCACGGGCCTGGGgcgggccctagaactcccactTGCCACAAGCTCCTAGGTGACATGGATGCTGctctgctggtccagggaccacactttgagaagcatgGCTCTAACACACTGGCCCATTTTCCTGCTGTGAAcctgaggccaaggctggagctgaTCTCCCGGGTCCCTGTGGCATCCGGCTCCTTCCCTGCTCTCTTGGTAAGTCGAAGGGGTGTGAGTGCAACAATGTCACTGGGCCCTGTGGGTGGGGTGGCCAGGGCCATGGTTACCCCACCAGGTCAGGATGCTCCGGGAGAGCCAAGTGGGCCACATGTGGGATGTGAGACCTTGAAACCCTGCCCCAGGGAAGCAGGTGACACAACTGGCTCTGTCTTCTGTGGGAGAGAAGCCACAGGTGGCTGCTGTGGTCACATTTAAGGGGACAGGTGAAGGCCAGGAGTGAAGACTCGGGGCAGGCAGAGGTCAGATGACAAAAGCCACCATGGTAGGAAGAACAGCCCAGAATGCATGTAACTGCTTCTGCTGGGGTTGAGATGACCTTTGGGGAGGTGTGCAAGCAGGGATGGGAGGACGTGTCACCCAACAAGGGAAGCTCAAGCTGGGACTCACGGGTCATCAGCAGCCCTGGGACAACCCCAGGCCCCCCAGCTCAGAGCATCGGATGCCAAGGAACCAAATGATCCCAAGGAGAGGGGCTGCTGGGGCCCTGGGCCAGCTTCCCTGTGCCCCCGCCCCACCGCCCCCTttgccccctccccccgcccccaccaccaCAGAGCCAGCCCTCACCGCTCGGTGCCCAGGGACAGGTAGAGCTGACTGATGGTCTCCAGGAGCTGCCCCTCCAGCACCTTGTCAGCCACCTTGCAGGCCAGGGAGAGCTGGAGCTCATGGTAGATGACACACTGGGCCTCGCTGGGCATGACGGCTCTGTAGAAGTGGCACAGCCGCTGGACGGCCCGCAGCTGGCCTGGGCAGAAGACAAAAAGGAAGACGTCAGCCTCCCAGCATCGAAGCGAGGCTGGCTGGGCTAAGAGGCCCCTGCGGTGTGCTTGCCTCTTTCACACCTCTGTGAGCCTGGGCCCCACAGGCGGGGAACCGCTGAGCACACCGTGACATGGGCGCAGCTTGGTGCAGATGCCCATGGTAGAGGCCAGCCTTCTTTACAACCCCCAGGGCTGAGGCCCTAGCCAAGCTCGGTCCCTGCACCAGGCCATCTATTTCTGCTTCACAAAGCCCCTCTGGCCAGCATCAGGGCCGCCTTCAGCCCAAGCTGAAGAGGCCAAGGACACAAGTAGCCCCTGTCGCAGATGGAACCCTGGGGGAGCAAAGCCAAGTGTCACGTCTGCCACACACGGCATCATGTTGGGGGAATGGGGTTCAAAGCCGGCCCCTGGCGTTCCCACATATGCTCCTCCCGTGCAGCCAGGCTCCAAACCCACAGGCTCACGGGCCTCTCCCAAAGCCAAGGCGCTGGGAACGGTGGAAAGCTTTTGATTTTCTAGTGTCGGCAACATTCCGGAGATGAACAACAGAAACCAGGTACGCCGAGTAGACATCTATCACACACGCCACCCAACAACGGCAGAATACACAGTCCTCTCAAGCGCCCACGGGACATTCCCCAAGACAGGCCACGTGCCAGGCCACACAATGAGCCTCAGTGAATGGAAAAGGACTGAGACCAAAGCAGGAGTGTTCTTCAGCTGTACTGGTGTGAAACTGGACATCAACAGTGAAGGAAATTTGGGAAAGTCAAAAATATGTGGAAATGACACACTCCTAAACAACCAGTGAGTCAAAGAAGAGACCATCAGGGAAACTGAAAACTAATTtgagaagaatgaaaacaaacacacagcATGGGCCagagcaatggctcatgcctgtcatcccagcactgcaggaggccgaggcgggaggatcgcttgagtccaggagtttgagactagcctgggaaacatggtgaaacccccgtctctacaaaaaaatacaaaaattagccaggtgtggtggtgcatgtctgtaatcccagctactcgggaggctgaggcaggagaatggcttgaacccgggtagaggttacagtgagccgagattgcaccactgcactccagcctgggcaatagagcaaaactctgtctaaaaaaaaaaaaaaaaaaaaaaagcacagcatATCAAGAATTCCAAGATGCAGCTAAGGCAGTGCTGAAAGGGAAATGTGTAACTATAAATGTCTACatgcaaagaaagaagaaaaatctcaaatcaaaaaCCCAaccttccaccttaagaaactagaaaaagaagaatgaactaAACCCAAAGcgagtaaaaggaagaaaataataaacatgagaatggaaatgggaagtaaaaatacagagaatagaaaaacaaaagagctAATCAACAGAACCAAAAGTGGGTTTTtcgaaaatattaacaaaattgacaaatctttcaccagactgaccaagaaaagaaagatgggaCACAAATGACTAAAATCAGAGACCgagcaccatggctcacgcctgtcatcccagcactttatgaggccgaagtgggaggatcgcttgaggccagcattcaagaccagcctgggggaacatgacgagaccccatctctaataaaaataaataaattaaaaattaaaaacccaagttcctaaaatcagaaatgaaagagggaacATTATTGCTGACCTGACAGAAATAAAAGGATTCCATGAGAACACTACGGACAATTGTATGCCAATAAATCAGATCATCTAGACGCAACAGCCAAactcctagaaagacacaaactaccaaaagtGACTCAAAAATGACCACAAGTAAGCATGTGGGCTATCAGCCCCACCCTCGGTCTTCTCGACTGTTCAACGCGGGGTGGGGAGACAGGGAAGCATGATCCCTGCTCCCTGGCCTGCGTTTCCAAGTCTGAATCCCCCAGCACCCCGGAGAGGGCCTCGTAGGAGGTGCCACAGGCTATTGTGCCAGGACCCAccggaggctgcagtgggggCTGGGGTGCTGGGTTTCTGGAGGGTCTCCTTCCAGTCAGAGAATGGCCCTGGGGAAGAAGCCTGGGTCTGAACCCCCCCACTCCTCCTTGGGCAGATGGCTCCCCAGTGCCCTGGGGGAAAAGGCCAAGCCACAGCCTGAGGCCCCAGGCCCTGCTTAGCTCTCCAGCAGAGCTTCTCACCATCCAGCACCCAACCAACCCACGCCCAACTCTGCACCTCCCTGCATAGGCCCTGCTCACTCACCCCTACTTACACCCCACTCATCCCCTCTCACCCGCTCACACCCCGGCTCACTCAGCCCCATCACACCCCCGCTCACTCACCCCTACTCGCTCACCCCTGGGCCTTCACACAGGCTACACCACCAGCCCCTCACCCACCACGTATTACTTGACTTAATCTTCTCAACCCTCTGGTCCCAGACTAAAGAGCCTTCCCTAACCCGGGGCCAAGAGCTGCCCCGCCATCACGCCACTCACCCTTTTGTGGCTTCTCTGGCCTGAAGCTCACTTTCCCACGCTCAGCCCCTGCCACCCAAGGACCCCACAAGCCCCATTTGTGGGTGGGACCTGGCGCACACTGCACAACCAGCTGCTTTTGCATAAACTGCTCTGCGGCTTTGGGTAACCACCCGCCCCTGCGTCCTCTGTGAagtgggatgacaggtgcacagGGCTGCCGAGATGCCAAGCAGATAACATGGGCACAAGCACCGGCGTTCAGGGCCTGGCTCATGGAGGGGCCCCAAGTCCCAGCTCAGCGGAGGCTGCCTCGCTTCCAGGGTTATGTCTAGGGTGACCCACCGCCcgttgcccagacttcagggaTTCCCAGCATGCAGGACTTTCAGTGCTCAAGGCAGGATGGTCCCTGGGCAAACCGGGAGGAGCTGGCTCCCCCAGTAGGGCACAGAGGGCCTGGCCCTGCGTGGGAACTGCCTGTCTCCAGGGCGCTTGCCAACATCTGCTGTTTGCCATGACTCAGCACTTTCGGTGGTGGAAAAACCACCGCTTGTGTCTAAATCACAAACCCCAGGTGTGCCCTGACCCGAGTGGCCCCGGAAGGCACGCGGGAGGAACTGGAGCACTCACTCTCCACGTGGCCCATCTCCACGGCGACCAGAAGGGCCCACTCGTAGTAGCCCTTGCCCTGCTGGGCCGGGCCCTGGCGGGTGCAGAGGTGGCCCAGCTGCAGGAGCACGTGGGTGAAGTCCCGGCCACACTCCCCGAGGGGCAGCCTCGAGAACAGCCGCACGGCCTCCAGGAGGTAGTGCTGGGCCAGCCTGCTGGCACCCGCATGCAGGCACAGGGCCCCGAAGTTGGCCAGCCCCACTGCCTGGTTCCTCTGCTGGCCCAGGTCACGAGCCGCCCGCAGGGCGCGGTAGTAGCCCTCGGCTGCCTGCCTCGTCCGGCCGGTCCTCTTCAGAGCCACGGCCACCATGTTGGCAATCACACCCTCCTGGTCCTCGCTGGCCACCACCGCATCCTGGACAGACTGCAGGATGTCCAGGGCCACCGGGCTCTGCCCATGAAGCACGTGCAGCCAGGCCAGGGCCACCAGGTGGTCCACGATGGCACGGACTCCGGCAACAGCACTGGCTTCCACTGCCTGCGTCATGAAGGTGATGGCCGGGCCGTGGAAGCCATGGTGGCTGTACAGCTGGGCCAAGCTGGCGTAGAGGGGGCCGCGCAGCGCCTGGCCCGTGCCCGGGGTCAGGGAGGCCAGCGCTTGCCTGAGGTAGTGGGAAGTCTGGGCAGGGAGGCTGTGGGGCTGGGGGGCGTTCTGGAGCACCAGGTTCACACTCCTCAGCGAGCCGGCCAGTGAGCCCCGTGTCCGCAATGAGGCCACCTTGACACAGCTCAGCACCAGGTGGGGCAGGCACTTGCGGCTGTAGATGTCAGCCAGGAGTAGGTAGCAGTCTGAGAGCCACACGGCCTCTGGGGCTCCCGAGTCCCTGTGCAAAAGCAGCAGCCGCTCTAGGAAGGGCAGGGCCTCCTCGGGCTGCTTGAGGTGCACGTGGTGCCTGGCCAGCAGGAAGCAGGCCCGGGCCTCGGCCTGCAGGCTCTGGCCACCCACCGCCCGCCGCAGCGCCAGCTGCAGGAGCTCCCCCTCCGCCTCGGTGCTGCAGATGTGGTTGGGCGTCCCCAGGAGCAGGGCCATGGCTTTGGGCACCACCTGTGCACACTTCTCCCGATTCTTCTGCTTCCGGTAAATACTGGCCAGGTTGGCGTACACAGCCACCACCAGGAACAGGTCCCCGAAGCTGCCCTCCAGGGCCCCCAGCGCTTCCTCAAAGTACACCCGGGCCTGGGACAGCTTGAGCCTCCTGCTGCACAGCCGCCCCAGGAGGAAGCAGAGCCTGGCCAGGGCCATGAGGAGGCCAGCTTTCTTGGCCGCCCCCCGGGCCTGTGCCAGGCGCCCAGTCAGCTCCTCCTCGTCGCTGAAGCTGCGGAACACGCTGCTCAGCCACGGCAGTGCCACATCGTACAGGCCACAGAAGCTGGCCTTGTACCCGGGGGCATTCAGGAACAGCAGCAGTGAGCTCAGGGCCTCTGGGTCCTCCCAGTCGTCCTCAGCTTCCAAGCAGAAGGAGGGCTCCTCTGGGTCCTGCAAACTCACGACGCTGGATGCCGCACAGAGACCCCAGGACGCTGGCTCCTGGGGGCAGCCTGGGCAGGTCTTGCATTGTTCCAGAACATTCTTCACCTTCTGCAAGGTCTCCTGTGGCTCCGGGCTCAGGCAAGGTGGAGGTATTTCTGCAAGTCACAAAAACACCTAGACAGATTAGAGTCCAGCAGTGAGTCCTGGGTCCACTGGGGGCAGGGTCCCCGCATCCCCAGCCTCTGTGTCCCCGGCGCAGCACTTTCCAGATGATACCGCCCTACCGGCTTGCCATGAGCCCTTGAGAATTATGTGCAATGCAAACCCGGGGCCTGGAGCACATAGGAACTCCAGCACTGTGGGGACAGGGAAAACACAGGCCCATGGCCCGACTCTCCTACGAAATCACCCTCCTGTCCTCCTTTGTCGCCTACCTGACAGCATGGTTTTAGGAGACTATGTGTCAGCTCAGTGATCCCTCAGAGATGCCTTTCCCTTTAGAAAGAATCAAAGCCTTCTAACTGCACCCAAGTGTATGCAGCACTACAACTACAAATGTAATTTTTGTCAGCATACCGGGCCCCCCGATGGGGTACAGGAATCCATGAAATCCTCAGCAGCCAGTCAGAGCTACTGATCAGCTCAAAAGCTGCTATGCAAAATTGGTAAAGCCACCCACGGCAGAGGACAGGGATGTTGTAGCCATGGACCCAGCTCCATGCAGGGAAATGGACCAACCCTGCAGGAAGGATGGGAAAGCTTCCAGGCTCCTGTGGCCACCTTCACCTTGGATAGTCTGAAAACCTGAAGCCCGCAGTTCCTAAAGGGTTAACAAAGGCCAGGCTGCCCATGCAGCCCGCTGGCGCCTGCTGGCTTTGGTGGATTCCCAGCCAAAGCCCCCTCCCAGAGGTGAGCAAACAAGCGCATTTCCTGTTGGAAAACCTGGGAGGAAAGGAGACATTACTGGGAAGGAAAGAATGTAGATTTAAATAGACTCTCTGTTTCAAGCTcacatgtaaaaaatattttcactacaAACTGTCTCCTTATTCATCTCTAAAgccttggaattaaaaaaaaattaaatatgatttaGAGGCAAATGTCTGACTTGACTACACTAGATTAGCTGAGAAATCTCCCCCGCCCGGCAGAGGCAAACCGCCCCTCCCAGCCATTACCCTGGCCTTGGGGGCAGCTGGAGAGTCACTCGCCTTTGCTCCAGGGACTTCGGCAGAGGGTGGATCCACCGCCTCCCCCAGGCAAACCTACAACAGCCTTCCCTTCCCCACTGGCTTCCAGGCCTCCTCTGGGACCTCCTGCCTGCATCCCAAATGTACTGGAATGGATCCCATTCCCAGGGAACTTCCGAGGGCTCTTGGGGTGTCCACATCCCCAGGCTCTCCCCATGCGGACCCTGTGTGAGGggaagagacagagctgtagaggGGAGATGGAAGGGTCTCCCTGAATCAGCCCCTCAGGAAGGAGCAGACCCTTGAGGGACCTCAGTTGAGGCCCCTGCAACCTAAGGCTCTGAATTCTGCCACCCGCTGAGGGCAGTGTGGCCTCCCATCTCTGAGGCAGAGCAGAGGGCAAGCTGCAGCTTCTCCAGGTCATGAGAAAGGAACCCACAGCTACAAGTGGACCCAAGCAGTGGAAAGGATGCTCCACCTCGGGCGGGGACCAGGCGGGGGCCAGCATGTTCATTGGAAGAAGTGCGGGACCCCACGGCCTCCAGTGCCACAGTGGACGGGAGGTTCAGGCCCACCTCAGGCAACCTCCCCCAAGCCCCCAGCCCACACCACAGAGGGGTGACAGCTG
This genomic interval from Gorilla gorilla gorilla isolate KB3781 chromosome 3, NHGRI_mGorGor1-v2.1_pri, whole genome shotgun sequence contains the following:
- the SH3TC1 gene encoding SH3 domain and tetratricopeptide repeat-containing protein 1 isoform X3 → MENLPAVTTEESTPMGRGPVGPSGGGSSRDQVRTVAMRPSVSWEKAGPEEAKAPVRGDEAPPACVAGPAAGTPPCQMGVYPTDLTLQLLAVRRKSGLQDPGLQQTLRGQLRLLENDSREMARVLGELSARLLSIHSDQDRIVVTFKTFEEIWKFSTYHALGFTHHCLANLLMDQAFWLLSPSEEEETAIQVHVDENALRLTHESLLIQEGPFFVLCPDHHVRVMTGPRDAGNGPQALRQASGAPQGEAAPETDSSPPSPSVSSEEVAVAAAPEPLIPFHQWALRIPQDPIDDAMGGPVMPGNPLMAVGLASALADFQGSGPEEMTFRGGDLIEILGAQVPSLPWCVGRHAASGQVGFVRSSLISMQGPVSELESAIFLNEEEKSFFSEGCFSEEDAKQLLRRMSGTDVCSVYSLDSVEEAETEQLQEKEIPPPCLSPEPQETLQKVKNVLEQCKTCPGCPQEPASWGLCAASSVVSLQDPEEPSFCLEAEDDWEDPEALSSLLLFLNAPGYKASFCGLYDVALPWLSSVFRSFSDEEELTGRLAQARGAAKKAGLLMALARLCFLLGRLCSRRLKLSQARVYFEEALGALEGSFGDLFLVVAVYANLASIYRKQKNREKCAQVVPKAMALLLGTPNHICSTEAEGELLQLALRRAVGGQSLQAEARACFLLARHHVHLKQPEEALPFLERLLLLHRDSGAPEAVWLSDCYLLLADIYSRKCLPHLVLSCVKVASLRTRGSLAGSLRSVNLVLQNAPQPHSLPAQTSHYLRQALASLTPGTGQALRGPLYASLAQLYSHHGFHGPAITFMTQAVEASAVAGVRAIVDHLVALAWLHVLHGQSPVALDILQSVQDAVVASEDQEGVIANMVAVALKRTGRTRQAAEGYYRALRAARDLGQQRNQAVGLANFGALCLHAGASRLAQHYLLEAVRLFSRLPLGECGRDFTHVLLQLGHLCTRQGPAQQGKGYYEWALLVAVEMGHVESQLRAVQRLCHFYRAVMPSEAQCVIYHELQLSLACKVADKVLEGQLLETISQLYLSLGTERAYKSALDYTKRSLGIFIDLQKKEKEAHAWLKAGKIYYILRQSELVDLYIQVAQNVALYTGDPNLGLELFEAAGDIFFDGAWEREKAVSFYRGTG